In Parasegetibacter sp. NRK P23, the genomic stretch CGATAAGTTTTGGCGAGAATACTTGCCGCTGCGATGGAAGTGAACTTACCATCTCCTTTTACATGACATACATGCGGAATACCGGTATAGGGCGTGAACCTGTTTCCGTCTATCAGCAATAACTCAGGGATGACGGCCAGTTTTGCGATGGCGTTGTGCATGGCCAGGAAAGACGCTTTCAGAATATTGATCCTGTCGATTTCCTCGTTGCTCACCATAGCCACGCCAAAGGAGATCGCCTCTTTTTCGATTACAGTCCTCAGCAGGTCACGTTGTGCGGCTTTCAGCTGTTTGGAGTCGTTCAATAAAGGGTGGTGGAAGTCTCGTGGCAGCACCACGGCAGCTGCGCACACCGGTCCGGCAAAGCAGCCTCTTCCCGCTTCGTCGCATCCGGCTTCCAGCAGCCGGTCCTGGTAATATGGGAGCAATGAAGGCATGTGGCAAACCTACATCAAAAAGAGTAATTGCCTATATTTACGGGGGCGTTTAATATTCACACTTTTACCTCATGAACAGTACCAGGAACGAAGCCTTGTTGCAGGCACTTGGCAGCCACCTCAAAAAAATCAGGGAAAGCCGGGAGATGAGTCTTCGGAAACTGGCCGATAAAGCTGATGTTGATTTCAGCCAGATCCACCGTATTGAGAAGGGAGAAAGCAATCCCAGCTTCACGATGTTGCTGGCGTTGGCAGGAGCGCTGGAGGTAGAGCCCGCCTTCCTGTTCTCTTTTGAACGCCCGGATGCCCGCTGACAGCGGTCTACTCCAGTTCCGTAACCCAATCGTATTGTTTCATCCGCTCAAAGTTCCTCGCAATGATGGCTTTCAATACCTCACCGTTAATGTCTTCCAGTTTCTTTATATAAATACAGGCCTTACCGGTTTTAACTTTCCCTAGTTGCTTCAAAAGGTCCTGGATATGCTCAAAGCCCATTGTCACATATAACGAGATGTTCTGTTTCCGTGGCGAAAAGCCGCACCTGAAACAATCACCTTCATGACCGCTGGCATATTTATAATGGTATTTTCCAAAACCCACCATGGCATCGCCCCACATCACCGGGGGTAAGCCTGTCCATTCTTCCATCCATGCACAAATCTTCAAACAGTCTTTTCTTTTGTCTTCCTCCTGGATCAGCGCAAGAAACTCTTTTGCTGACGCTTGTGTTGGTTTGGTTTTCGCTTCACTCATTTTTTATTTTGAAGTTACAGAAAACCTGCACCATTACCGGAAGCAAGGGCATCGATCGCTGCCCCTTTTCCGGCGTTGTTCAGGGATCATCCATTCATAAAAATTTCATTTCCCTGATCGCCACAGCTATACGCACACATGAGAACAACCTCTTAGAAAAAGGTCAATCCGCACTGGCGAGACACCAGCCACCACACATGCTGTCCACCGGCGGATTGACACCATAAAGATAGGAAGATTTTCAGATTGTATGCAATCAATCCTACAAATATTTTTTAACTACCGCTCACGGTTCCACGAAAACCGGATCAGTAAACAATCAGCTTCCCCTCCTGGTAGAGCGGGAGCACATTAGCACCATCCGCTTCCAGGCAATACCGTATATCTTTTTCCAGTCCAAAGCCCATCAGGCGATGGTAATGTGATGCTCCTTTTTGTTGCATGAATCCGAAGAGATCGTCTATGGCAGTCTGGTACATCGTTTCAGCAACCTGGGAAGAATCGCAGTTGATGGAGAAATTTTCCTTGATCCTGTTGATCACCGCGCCCGCGAACAGCATATCCTCCATGTTCACGCGGTCTTTCCAGGCGGCGCAACCCAATATTACCGGCAACTTTTTTTCCACCAGGTAATCGCATACGGCGGAGAGGTTAGGAAAGGATCCTGTTATGATTTCCTTCGCTCCCCTTTCGAGCGCCATGTGCAGGAGTTTTGTGCCGTTGGTGGTGGTAAGCACCAGCGTTTTTCCCTGCACGAATTCCCTTGGATATTCAAAGGGTGAATTTCCGTAAGATAGTCCTTCAGCAATCTTCCCATCTCTCTCCCCCGCGGTTATGCCATCAATCTGTTTGCCCAGTTCTATACAACGGGCCACACTGTCCACAGGAATAACGCACTTAGCCCCGTTGTAAAGCGCCGTGGTAATCGTGGACGTTGCCCGCAGCACATCAATAATCACGACCACCGCATCGTTTACGGTATACAGGTCCAGCAGTGCGGGTGAGAAGCAGGTATATAAAGTCGGTTTATTCAATTCCATTTTTTTCAAATCAGTTAGGCGAAAGGCATCTTGGTCACCTTAGCGGCCAGTTGTTTATCACGTACTTTAATAAAAACGGGGTTTTCTCCGGAAGCATGTGAGAGGGCTACATATCCTATCCCAATGGCTTTGCCCAGGCTTGGCGATTGGGTGCCGGAAGTAACCACACCAATATTATCACCCGCTTCGTCCACAATCTCATAACCATGGCGGGGAATGCCTTTGTCCACCATTTGAAAGCCCACCAGTTTTCGGGTAATCCCTTCAGCCTTTTGCTTTTCAAGTATTGGTCGGGCGGTGAAATCTTTGGTGAACTTGGTGATCCATCCCAGGCCTGCTTCCAGCGGCGAGGTAGTATCGTCAATATCGTTGCCATAAAGGCAATAACCCATTTCGAGGCGAAGGGTATCACGGGCACCCAAACCAATGGGTTTCAGTCCCTGTGGTGTTCCGGCCGCAAATATGGCATCCCAGATCCTGGAGGCGTTGTCGCCTTCGTCTTCAAAATAAATCTCCACTCCCCCGGCGCCAGTATATCCTGTAGCGCTGACCAGGACATTTTTAACTCCGGCGAAGGTGCCTTTTACAAACGTGTAATACTTCAGGTTGAGAATATCCATTTCGGTGAGCGGCTGCAATATCTTGGTGGCGTTGGGTCCTTGGATGGCCAGCAGACAGGTCTTTTCTGAAACATTGTGCATCTCCACATTTTTCGTATTGTGTTGCACGAACCAGTTCCAGTCTTTTTCAATATTGGAGGCGTTCACCACGATCATATAAACCTTGTTCTCTTCTATACAATAGACAATCAGATCGTCGATGATGCCGCCGTTTTCGTTCGGAAGGCAGGAATACTGTGCTTTTCCGGCAGTTAGTTTGGAGGCGTCGTTGGTCGTGATGCGCTGGATAAGGTCGAGTGCATCGGGTCCTTTCAGGATGAACTCTCCCATGTGGCTCACATCGAATACACCGGCGTTGGTCCGTACGGTATGGTGCTCGTCGTTGATCCCTGAGTAGGAAATTGGCATGTTATAACCTGCGAAAGGGGCCATTTTCGCACCCAGCGCGATGTGTTTTTCTGTGAACGGTGTTGATTTCATGGTCAGTTCTTAAAGATTAGGGGGCAAATTTAGGGGGAATTCTTTCAAAAATCCGACAACTACGGAATAACACGGATCAATCGATTGTAAAAACACCGTAAGCCGGGAGATTTTGTAATTTCCCTTTTCAACGAATCAATCAGTTAAAATGCCACGTATCCGGTTTGTCCGCGTTTATAAGTACGATATCCCGATGGAGCCATTCACCATTTCTTTAGGCACCATTCATGCCGCACACAATATATTAATAGAGATCGGTCTTGATAACGGACTTTCCGGCTGGGGCGAAGGTTCTCCGTTCCCGATGCTGGTAGGCGAAACACAAAACACGGGGTATACACTTGCGCGCGATTTCGCCACGCTATGGCTGGGCAAAAATCCGCTGGAACATGAACGCAGAATGCAGGAACTGAACAGGTATATGGCTTTTCATCCTACCCTGAAAAGCGCTTTCGACATGGCTTTGTATGACCTGCGGGCCCAGATGGCGGGACTTCCGCTTTACCAGTACCTGGGCGGCACCGGAAGGGTGATGCTCACCGATGAAACGATCGGCCTTTCCACTCCTGAGAACATGGTGAAAAAAGCGTTGCAACTCCAAGGAAAAAACGCGCCGGCCATCAAGGTTAAACTGGGAACCAATGTTGCGGATGATACGAAACGCATCCGTATGATCCGGGAGGCGATCGGACCGGAAACCCCGCTCCGGGTAGACGCAAACCAGGGCTGGGATGTGGTTTCCGCGGTAGCGATCCTGCAAAACATTGCGCCTTATTACGTGGAATATTGCGAAGAACCTGTTCCGCGTTGGAACAATACAGGCTTAAAAGCCGTCTGCGACGCCTCCCCGATCCCGATTATGGCCGATGAATCCGTATTCGACCACCACGATGCGCAACGGATCACCGCAATGGGCGCCTGCGACTATATCAATATCAAATTGGCCAAAAGCGGCGGGCTATGGATTGCCGATAAGATCAACGGAATCGCGGAAGCGGCCGGCATCCGCTGTATGATGGGCAGTATGTGCGAGTCGAGGCTTGGCCTTACGGCCAGCGCCCATTTCGCGGCGGCCCGGACCAATATCTTTTATTGTGATCTCGACATGGTTTTTACCATGAAAGCGGATCCTGTGGAAGGAGGAATGGTATACAAAGGACATGAAATTCACCTGCCTGAAACACCGGGGCTCGGGGCAACCGTTGATCCACGTTTTCTGAAGGACCTCGAATTTTACGAAGTAGCCTGAGTTTCCAACTCTTTCAGCACGGCTTCCACCCTGGCGCTTAGGGTTTCATAATCCGTGAAACCACGGCTTACCAGGTAAAACTTTGATGGTGCCGTTTGAATAAGTACCGTTGGATACCCCGTCACCTGTAGTTGTTTTACCAGCGCGAATTCATAACGTGCTTTTTCTTCATATATGGGATCGTGGAGTTTTTTGTAAAAATCTTCCGCGTTGATCAAATATTTCTCTAATAAATGCCGGTAAGCCTCATCATCACAAAGGTCTCTTCCTTCAAAATGTAATGCATATTGAAGATCAGAAGCAAACACTATTTGCATGGAAGGAAAATACTCCTTGAAAATACAGAGCGCAATGGCCGGTTTAAGTGAATCCGGGAACCAGTCGCTCTGATCAGGATTGAGGATATGCCACAGGTAATCGTCTCCAAAACGGATGCCACTGTATTCTTCCACTGTTTTGTACGCGCCCTTGATGTATTCAGCCATTCCCCCGATATGCGCAGGTTTATCGGAAAGAATCATTCCTCCTGAAAGCACTTCGAAATCCAGTTGTGCGGCATGTTCGGCCGCGAGCTTTTTGATCACCGGACTGAATCCGTAACACCAGCCGCAATAGGCATCGTAACAATAATATAACCTCGGTTTCATGGCGCAAAGTTAGGGAGCCGCAAACGAAACAACCGTTAAAATTATTCCGCCCGTTCCTTGAAAAAAAGCGGGGATTGTGATAACTTTAAGTTGATTGCAAACTCTTCTACGCCGTTTTTCATTCCTTCATTTTCTAAACTGAATACACATGAAACGAATGTTATTGCCATTGTTCGTAGGTACGCTTTTCTGTACATCCGCCTTCTCACAGCAACAACCACGGGAACGCATCACCGAAGAATTCTTTTACCTCTATGAGCAATACCCCACAAAAGCTTACACGCAGCTTTTCCAGCATAACCGCTGGATGAAGGGGCACCAGGAAGTAATGAACCAGAATAAGATTCACCTGCGCGAACTCACGCAGGGCCTGGGAAAATACATGGGGTATGAATTACTTTCTGAAAAAAGTATCGGTACCAGTTATGTGATGAAAAGTTTCCTGGTGAAATATGAGCGCCAGCCGGTACGCTTCAATTTTGTGTTGTACAATCCAGGAACCAGGTGGCAGATCCAGAGCCTGAGCTGGGACAAGAACCTGAAGCAGGAACTGAAGCTGGCCATGAACGAAGAGGAAACGAAGAAAAAAGAACCATCTATGTAAAGAATGTTACTCCCAATCCCGCTCCGGCGGGATTTTTTATTTCCCCCTTTTCAGACTGCCATAGGGTTGACACTGCCGTGCTTTTATTTTGTTTTACCAACACCTTAAAAGCTATGACAACATTATCTCCCCGCAATCAGGAACAGGCCTATTATAAAGCATCCCGTCGTCCCGAAATTGTTTTCCAGGACGATGCGCAATACATTTCACTCCCGGGAGAAGGCGATCCTTCCGAGAATACATTTGCTGAAAAGATACAGGCCCTTCACAGCACCGCGTATGCCATCAAGTATATTTTCAAGGCGAGGGGCCGGGATTTTAAGGTTCCCAAACTTGAATGTCTCTGGTGGTTCGATCAAAAAAAGTTCAGGATCACTTCTATGGCTGAAGCACCCTTGCTCATACCACGCAGTGAGTGGGCATACCGCTTACTGCTGCGGATGCCTCCATTTGTTACCGAGGATGAAATGATGACTGCCATTGAAATCGTTCATTTCCGCAAGCAACTGCCAGAGGCACGCAACATCCGCTTCTTCGAGCAGGAAGGCGGCAGCTTTGTTCAAATCCTTCATACAGGCCCTTTTGAGGAGGAACATACAACACTCCGCACACTGGAAGCTTTCATACAAAGCAAACAACTTCAGTTGATTGGTACCCACCATGAAATATACCTTTCGGATTTCCGCCGGACCGCTCCGGAGAAACTCCGCACCATCCTGAGAGCGCGCATCGCCTGAAATTTACCGTCATGGAAAACCCTATCTTTGACAGACCACATCTTAACATGAACCGCATAGACAGGCTTTTCGGGATACTCACCTTCCTGCAGTCGAAGAAATTTGTACCTGCGGAAAAGATCGCCGAAAAATTCAACATCAGTATCCGTACCGTATACCGCGATATCAAGGCGCTTTGCGAACAGGGTATTCCCGTCAGCTTTGAACAGCACCGCGGCTACTTCGTGGTGCAGGGTTATTTCCTGCCGCCCATCTCCTTCAGCAATGAGGAAGCAAACGCGCTACTCCTGATGGAAGGACTTGTTAACGGTGTAGCCGATCGCTCCATTCAAAGAAATTATTCCAGCGCCCTGAGCAAAGTAAAGAACGTACTAAGGGGTAGCCAGAAGGAAAAACTCGAACTCCTTACCAACAATATTCGTCACCAGTTCCCGGACTCCGTCAGCAACAACTACGAGCACCTGTCAGTTATACAGAATGCTATTTCCAATTCCCATATCATCGAGATAGGGTACAGGAACAACAACCAGGAAACGAGTCTCCGTGA encodes the following:
- a CDS encoding 2-phosphosulfolactate phosphatase produces the protein MELNKPTLYTCFSPALLDLYTVNDAVVVIIDVLRATSTITTALYNGAKCVIPVDSVARCIELGKQIDGITAGERDGKIAEGLSYGNSPFEYPREFVQGKTLVLTTTNGTKLLHMALERGAKEIITGSFPNLSAVCDYLVEKKLPVILGCAAWKDRVNMEDMLFAGAVINRIKENFSINCDSSQVAETMYQTAIDDLFGFMQQKGASHYHRLMGFGLEKDIRYCLEADGANVLPLYQEGKLIVY
- a CDS encoding ribonuclease HII, which encodes MPSLLPYYQDRLLEAGCDEAGRGCFAGPVCAAAVVLPRDFHHPLLNDSKQLKAAQRDLLRTVIEKEAISFGVAMVSNEEIDRINILKASFLAMHNAIAKLAVIPELLLIDGNRFTPYTGIPHVCHVKGDGKFTSIAAASILAKTYRDEWMEKAHFEYPSYGWNQNKGYGTVVHRKAIAEVGLSPYHRLSFRLLQETPELFAEETE
- a CDS encoding YafY family protein encodes the protein MENPIFDRPHLNMNRIDRLFGILTFLQSKKFVPAEKIAEKFNISIRTVYRDIKALCEQGIPVSFEQHRGYFVVQGYFLPPISFSNEEANALLLMEGLVNGVADRSIQRNYSSALSKVKNVLRGSQKEKLELLTNNIRHQFPDSVSNNYEHLSVIQNAISNSHIIEIGYRNNNQETSLREVEPIGLIFYAFSWHLIGWCHKRVEYRDFRVSRIQHIRYTELPFRKKDHIEVGEYMKQLPVKY
- a CDS encoding DsbA family protein, encoding MKPRLYYCYDAYCGWCYGFSPVIKKLAAEHAAQLDFEVLSGGMILSDKPAHIGGMAEYIKGAYKTVEEYSGIRFGDDYLWHILNPDQSDWFPDSLKPAIALCIFKEYFPSMQIVFASDLQYALHFEGRDLCDDEAYRHLLEKYLINAEDFYKKLHDPIYEEKARYEFALVKQLQVTGYPTVLIQTAPSKFYLVSRGFTDYETLSARVEAVLKELETQATS
- a CDS encoding DUF1801 domain-containing protein — its product is MSEAKTKPTQASAKEFLALIQEEDKRKDCLKICAWMEEWTGLPPVMWGDAMVGFGKYHYKYASGHEGDCFRCGFSPRKQNISLYVTMGFEHIQDLLKQLGKVKTGKACIYIKKLEDINGEVLKAIIARNFERMKQYDWVTELE
- the gcvT gene encoding glycine cleavage system aminomethyltransferase GcvT, which gives rise to MKSTPFTEKHIALGAKMAPFAGYNMPISYSGINDEHHTVRTNAGVFDVSHMGEFILKGPDALDLIQRITTNDASKLTAGKAQYSCLPNENGGIIDDLIVYCIEENKVYMIVVNASNIEKDWNWFVQHNTKNVEMHNVSEKTCLLAIQGPNATKILQPLTEMDILNLKYYTFVKGTFAGVKNVLVSATGYTGAGGVEIYFEDEGDNASRIWDAIFAAGTPQGLKPIGLGARDTLRLEMGYCLYGNDIDDTTSPLEAGLGWITKFTKDFTARPILEKQKAEGITRKLVGFQMVDKGIPRHGYEIVDEAGDNIGVVTSGTQSPSLGKAIGIGYVALSHASGENPVFIKVRDKQLAAKVTKMPFA
- a CDS encoding helix-turn-helix domain-containing protein, translated to MNSTRNEALLQALGSHLKKIRESREMSLRKLADKADVDFSQIHRIEKGESNPSFTMLLALAGALEVEPAFLFSFERPDAR
- a CDS encoding mandelate racemase/muconate lactonizing enzyme family protein → MPRIRFVRVYKYDIPMEPFTISLGTIHAAHNILIEIGLDNGLSGWGEGSPFPMLVGETQNTGYTLARDFATLWLGKNPLEHERRMQELNRYMAFHPTLKSAFDMALYDLRAQMAGLPLYQYLGGTGRVMLTDETIGLSTPENMVKKALQLQGKNAPAIKVKLGTNVADDTKRIRMIREAIGPETPLRVDANQGWDVVSAVAILQNIAPYYVEYCEEPVPRWNNTGLKAVCDASPIPIMADESVFDHHDAQRITAMGACDYINIKLAKSGGLWIADKINGIAEAAGIRCMMGSMCESRLGLTASAHFAAARTNIFYCDLDMVFTMKADPVEGGMVYKGHEIHLPETPGLGATVDPRFLKDLEFYEVA
- a CDS encoding GyrI-like domain-containing protein; protein product: MTTLSPRNQEQAYYKASRRPEIVFQDDAQYISLPGEGDPSENTFAEKIQALHSTAYAIKYIFKARGRDFKVPKLECLWWFDQKKFRITSMAEAPLLIPRSEWAYRLLLRMPPFVTEDEMMTAIEIVHFRKQLPEARNIRFFEQEGGSFVQILHTGPFEEEHTTLRTLEAFIQSKQLQLIGTHHEIYLSDFRRTAPEKLRTILRARIA